From Plasmodium knowlesi strain H genome assembly, chromosome: 6, one genomic window encodes:
- a CDS encoding ATP synthase mitochondrial F1 complex assembly factor 2, putative produces MKRIILWGANRGRTSFRPFVNLGYSHNMCKKDMHTGRYLCLNNDKRTLNKFANLKNIHLKKNTCTGKVEIFIDDLILLTNGKNVLSFESFDLCFLIKYELLRNREKMDLQKMPLTLTANNFVDFLEGVIPPGGDDTHIKSKDKQIYFQEQRMIMENKIFENFQNDLILYQNGQPNMMDRVKKLGGSQTIDLPKSLNYVENYEINNLMEEENNVYTKFISIFENIHGVKLRRANHFETPVQDLCVQEKIKNLLKNMNSSDIFLFYKCTQILNSFVFSYLFLHGYIGYKDVYRCCNLEYIYQFFKWGYVYDVHGTKDAGALLALSSLSLVRVLLHQEVENNAKR; encoded by the coding sequence ATGAAGCGGATCATCCTGTGGGGAGCTAACAGAGGAAGAACCTCGTTCCGCCCATTCGTAAATTTGGGCTACTCACACAACATGTGCAAGAAGGACATGCACACAGGTCGGTACCTTTGCCTAAACAACGACAAGCGGACTCTGAACAAGTTcgcaaatttaaaaaatatccaTCTGAAGAAAAACACCTGCACAGGCAAGGTGGAAATATTCATCGACGATTTAATATTATTAacgaatgggaaaaatgtacTTTCCTTCGAAAGTTTTGATCTGTGCTTTTTGATAAAGTATGAGTTGCTGCGGAATAGGGAAAAGATGGATTTGCAGAAAATGCCGTTAACCTTGACGGCTAACAATTTCGTCGATTTTCTGGAGGGGGTGATACCTCCAGGGGGAGACGACACACACATCAAGAGCAAAGATAAGCAGATCTATTTCCAAGAGCAGAGAATGAtcatggaaaataaaatctttgaaaattttcaaaacgaTTTAATTCTTTATCAAAATGGACAGCCTAACATGATGGACAGAGTGAAGAAGCTGGGAGGGTCCCAAACGATTGATTTGCCGAAAAGTCTGAATTATGTAGAAAATTACGAAATAAATAACTtaatggaggaagaaaataatgtgtATACTAAGTTCATTTCAATTTTTGAAAACATTCATGGAGTTAAGTTAAGAAGAGCAAATCACTTTGAAACTCCTGTGCAGGATTTGTGTGtgcaggagaaaataaaaaatttgttaaaaaatatgaacagttcagatatttttttattttacaaatgCACACAGATTTTGAATTCCTTCGTTTTTAGCTACCTCTTTTTGCATGGGTATATAGGTTATAAGGATGTGTATAGGTGCTGCAATTTGGAGTACATTTATCAGTTCTTTAAATGGGGCTACGTGTACGATGTACACGGTACCAAGGACGCGGGTGCGTTGCTCGCACTTTCGTCATTGAGCTTGGTCAGGGTGCTCCTCCATCAGGAAGTGGAGAATAACGCGAAGCGGTGA